From the genome of Acidobacteriota bacterium, one region includes:
- a CDS encoding CPBP family intramembrane metalloprotease has translation MTLNDKKPKNALIALLLLAPVPSLAVIMAMVVAPGPVGKALFTIAKLWLLIFPAAWYLLVEKGDPSWSPPTRAGLVAGSVSGVVLAGLIVLGAWLLGVQEMDLAPLRAEVQQMGLNTVLPYLAGAAGWTFVNSLMEEYVYRWFITRQCEILMRREAAIISSAAIFTAHHVIAVSQYLDPLLTALASAGVFVGGLIWSWLYLRYRSIWPCWLSHVLADIAVFGIGWYLLFG, from the coding sequence ATGACTTTGAACGATAAGAAACCGAAGAACGCACTGATCGCCCTGCTTTTGCTGGCGCCCGTGCCGAGTCTCGCTGTGATCATGGCGATGGTGGTGGCGCCGGGGCCGGTCGGCAAGGCCCTCTTCACCATCGCCAAGTTATGGCTGCTGATCTTTCCCGCCGCGTGGTACCTGCTGGTGGAAAAGGGCGACCCGAGCTGGTCGCCGCCGACCCGCGCAGGCCTCGTTGCCGGCTCCGTGAGCGGCGTCGTGCTGGCCGGGCTGATCGTGCTCGGCGCGTGGCTGTTGGGCGTGCAGGAAATGGACCTGGCACCGCTCCGAGCAGAGGTACAGCAGATGGGCCTCAACACAGTCCTCCCCTACCTCGCCGGCGCCGCTGGCTGGACCTTTGTCAACTCCTTGATGGAGGAGTACGTCTACCGCTGGTTCATAACGCGCCAGTGCGAGATTCTGATGAGGCGCGAGGCCGCGATCATTTCCTCGGCCGCCATCTTCACCGCTCACCACGTCATCGCCGTCAGCCAATACCTCGACCCGTTGTTAACCGCACTCGCTTCGGCCGGGGTGTTCGTAGGCGGACTCATCTGGTCCTGGCTGTATCTCCGATACCGCTCCATCTGGCCGTGCTGGTTGAGCCACGTCCTGGCGGACATCGCGGTTTTCGGTATCGGCTGGTATCTGTTGTTCGGGTGA
- a CDS encoding peptidoglycan DD-metalloendopeptidase family protein, translating to MTSPDLVAVFRKHRHRISPVLPFELSAGGMVVFDFTDANRELARLDINDVSGFTDYIFAAVAEAPTPVGIGRFNEDRVLYRHSPLFDGAKERRSVHLGIDLFVVEGTEVMTPLPATVHSAADNSGLGNYGPTVILRHELDGLEFHTLYGHLSRSTIERLEPGKHLAGGEKFGEIGDLQENGSWPPHLHFQLIVDAVAGVVDYPGVAAPSELETYLELCPDPNLILGIPDL from the coding sequence ATGACCTCGCCCGACCTGGTTGCAGTCTTCAGGAAACACCGGCACCGGATTTCGCCGGTCTTGCCGTTCGAACTCTCCGCCGGCGGGATGGTGGTGTTCGACTTCACCGATGCCAACCGGGAGCTCGCCCGTCTCGACATCAACGACGTCTCGGGGTTCACCGACTACATTTTCGCGGCAGTCGCCGAAGCACCGACGCCGGTGGGGATAGGCCGCTTCAACGAGGATCGGGTTCTCTACCGCCACTCCCCGCTTTTCGACGGCGCAAAAGAACGCCGCAGCGTTCACCTCGGCATCGATCTCTTCGTTGTCGAAGGAACCGAGGTCATGACTCCGCTCCCTGCAACAGTCCATTCCGCCGCCGATAACTCAGGGCTCGGGAACTATGGCCCGACCGTGATCCTTCGCCACGAGCTTGATGGCCTCGAGTTCCACACGCTTTACGGACACCTCAGCCGTTCGACGATCGAACGGCTCGAGCCGGGGAAACACCTGGCCGGGGGAGAGAAGTTCGGCGAGATCGGCGATCTGCAGGAGAATGGCAGTTGGCCACCTCACCTCCATTTTCAGCTCATTGTCGACGCTGTGGCTGGAGTCGTGGACTACCCCGGCGTCGCCGCACCTTCGGAATTAGAAACTTACCTCGAGCTGTGCCCGGACCCGAATCTGATTCTCGGGATACCCGACCTTTGA